The DNA window CTCGAGTCGGGCGCGCGCGCCGCCGACGACGCGGTCGAGGAACTGGGGTACGTCGACAACTGCGAGGACTGCCTCTGGCGGGAGCCGACTCCCGGGCTGATCGCGGACCCCGTCGACGCCTGTCCGACGTGCGGGAGCGAGCGCGTGCTCACGGCGGGGCCGCTCTGGCTGGGGCCGGTCGCAGACGGCGAGTTCGCGCGCGCGGTCCGCGACCGCGTCACCGACGACATGGGCGAGGCGAAGCGCGCGCGGAAGCTGCTCGGGACCGTCGCGCGCGAGCTGGACACGCCGACCCACTACGACCAACACCGGCTGTACAAGGAGTGGAGCGAGCCCGCCATCGGCATGGAGGAGTTCGTCGAGCGGCTCCGCGCGGCCGGCCACGAGGCGAGCCGGGCGCACTACCGCGGGACGGCGGTCAAGTCGTCGGCGTCGATCCCGGAGATGCGCGAGGCGGTCCTCGGCGACGGGGCGTAGCCGGACGGCGGGCGACGCTCCGGGGCGACGACGCCCCGGAACGGCGGTCGACCCCGGCGCGCTTTTGGTTCCGTCGGTCGAACCCCGGACGTGTCCCGCCGTCAGACAGCCGCACTCGACACCGTCCGTCGCGTCGTCGACCTCGCGCTGGACCGACAGGTGACGTTCCTCGCGGCCGCGATCGCCTACTACGCGTTCGTCTCGCTCGTCCCCGCGCTGCTGTTGCTCGTCGTCGTCGCGAGCGCGGTGTTCGGCGAGACGATCGCCGCCGGACTCGTCGCGGCCGCGGGCGACTTCCTCACGCCCGCGGGCGAGGAGGCCGTCGCCGCGGCCGTCTACTCCGCCAGCGGCCGAACCGGCGCGGGAGTTTTGGGGGCCGTCGTCCTGCTGTGGTCGACGCTGAAGGTGTTCCGCGGGCTCGATACGGCCTTCGGCGCGCTCTACGGCGACGAGTCGCCGCCCGGCTTCCGCGATCAGGTCACGGACGCGGTCGCGGTCGTGCTCGGCGTGGGGGCCGGCATCGGCGTGATGGTCGGTCTCGGTGCGTTCCTCGCGGCCGCGGACGCGATCCCGGCGGTCGAGGCGGCGAGCATCCTCGCGTTGCCCGTCGTGCTCACGGTGGTGTTCCTCCCGCTCTACTACCTGCTCCCGGAGCCGGCGGTCGGCATCCGGGAGGCGCTTCCCGGCGCGGCCGTCGCGGCGGTCGGCTGGACGCTGCTCCAGGCCGGCTTTCAGGTGTACGCCGCGAGTGCCGGTCAGTACCAGGTGTACGGCGTCATCGGCGGCGTCCTGCTCCTCGTCACGTGGCTCTACCTCGCTGCCGTCGTCGTCGTCGGCGGCGGCGTGGTCAACGTCGTGCTCGCGGACCGGAACGTCGCGGCCGGGGTCGCCGGCGAGCGCGACCGCGCTCGCGACGCCCGTGCGCCGGACCGGCAGTTACAACACGACCGCGGCCGACCCACGGGTATGAACGGCGAGTCGGACGGTGCCGGGGACGCCGGCGACGCGGAACGCCCCCGCGGCGCGCCGGACGTCGCGGCGCTCGAGGAGGAGCTCGGCGAGTTGCGTGCGGAGTTCGACGAGTTCGAGACGGACGTCGAGGACCGCACGGTCGACAAACCGGAACTGGAGTCCGAACTGAAACGCTACGTCCGCGCGCGGATGCGTCGCGGCCACGCCCGCGGCTGGGGACCGTACCTCGTCCTGCTGTACGGGACGGTCCTGACGCTCGGGGCGTTCGCCTTCCTCCGGGGGATCTACGCGATCGCGGCGATACTCGTCCTCGGGCTGTCGACGCTGGGACTGTACACGCTCTTCGTCCTCGTCGGCGTCGGGCTCAACCTGATCGAGACCCCGGGAAAGGCGATCGACTACGCGCGCAACCG is part of the Halorubrum aethiopicum genome and encodes:
- a CDS encoding YihY/virulence factor BrkB family protein, which gives rise to MSRRQTAALDTVRRVVDLALDRQVTFLAAAIAYYAFVSLVPALLLLVVVASAVFGETIAAGLVAAAGDFLTPAGEEAVAAAVYSASGRTGAGVLGAVVLLWSTLKVFRGLDTAFGALYGDESPPGFRDQVTDAVAVVLGVGAGIGVMVGLGAFLAAADAIPAVEAASILALPVVLTVVFLPLYYLLPEPAVGIREALPGAAVAAVGWTLLQAGFQVYAASAGQYQVYGVIGGVLLLVTWLYLAAVVVVGGGVVNVVLADRNVAAGVAGERDRARDARAPDRQLQHDRGRPTGMNGESDGAGDAGDAERPRGAPDVAALEEELGELRAEFDEFETDVEDRTVDKPELESELKRYVRARMRRGHARGWGPYLVLLYGTVLTLGAFAFLRGIYAIAAILVLGLSTLGLYTLFVLVGVGLNLIETPGKAIDYARNRGDD